A region of the Gallaecimonas mangrovi genome:
GCCAACGGCACTTTGCCTTTGACCTCACCTTGGCGCTTTATTGCCGTGGGCTCCTTGGCTGATATTACCGCTTCTACCCTTGGCACTAGCCTGGCGGCGCCACAACAGCTCAGTGACGTTAGCTATATCAAACCGGGGCTGGCGGCCTGGAGCTGGATCACCGGTAAAGACGACTCCATTACTTTTTCCATCCAAAAACACTACATCGATTACGCCGCCAAGATGCACTGGCCCTATGTGCTGATTGATGTGAACTGGGATAAAAATATTGGCTGGGATGGTTTGGCCAAACTTGCCCAATACGGCAAAGCCAAAGGGGTTGGGCTCTGGGTTTGGTATAACTCGTCAGGTAAATGGAATAACACCCTGTACAGCCCTAAAGGCAAGTTACTGACTCACCAAAGTCGCCAGCAGCAGTTTAGCCACTTAGCCAAGCTTGGCATTAAAGGCATTAAGGTCGATTTTTTTGGCGGTGACGGCCAATCCTTTATCCGCTATTACCTCGACATTTTACAAGATGCCACCCAATACCGGCTGATGGTGAATTTCCACGGCGCCACCATTCCCCGCGGTTGGCAGCGCACTTACCCCAACTTAATGACCGCAGAAGCGGTGCGCGGCGAAGAGATGGTGACCTTTTTCCAAGAAGCCGCCGACCTTCAAGCTAACCACATTGCCATGTTGCCCTTTACCCGTAATGTGTTTGACCCGGCCGATTTCACCCCAACCCATCTTGGGCCCTTGCCTGGCCTTAAACGCCGCACCACTCAGGGCTTTGAACTGGCAGCGCCGGTGGTGCTGGTCAGTGGTGTGCAGCACATTGCCACCTCGCCCGAGGTGATGGCGAGCATGCCCGATTTTGTACGCCACTATCTTTCGCAGCTGCCAAGCCACTGGGACCAAAGCCAGCTTTTGGCGGGTTATCCCGGCAAGTTGGCGGTATTTGCCCGCCGGCTTGGCCAGCGCTGGTATGTGGCGGCCATCAATGGTGAAAACACTGCGAAAACCCTGACTCTGGATTTGGGTTTTGTTAACGGGCAACAAGGGCAGCTGATCACGGATGGCAAGGCGCCTTTGAGCCTTATCCAGCAGCCGGTAACTGCATCAAAGCAAACGGTTGTGTCGCTAAAAGGCGACGGTGGTCTGGTCATGATTTTTAACCCCAAGCAACAGCACTGAGGCAGGAAAAGCTATGTCGGTAATGAAAGTGACCACCCTGAGTTGGCTTTTGATGGCCTTTGTGGCCGGTTGTGCCAGCCAGGCGCCCAAGGCCACCGCCAGCATCACCGCTAAAGATAAAGGCAGCTTTACCAATCCTATTCTGCCCAACGGCGCTGATCCTTGGCTGGAATACTTTGACGGCAACTATTACCTGACCACCACCACCTGGACGTCACAGCTGGTGATGCGCAAATCACCAACCCTGGCGGGATTAAAAGACGCAAAGCCAGTGTATCTGTGGTCTGAAACCAACCCCAGCCGCTGCTGTAACTTTTGGGCTTTTGAATTTCATCGCTTAAAAACCGCGGCCGGTTACCGCTGGTTTTTAATGTTTACCTCCGGCAAACAGGAAAACTACGACGGCCAGCATTTAAGTGTGCTGGAAAGTGCCGGTGACGACCCCATGGGCCCGTACAGCTATAAAGGCTCGCCGATGCCCAACAGCTGGAACATTGACGGCACCTATCTTCAGCACCAAGGAAGCCTCTACTTATTGTGGTCGCAGTGGGTGGGTGACGAACAGCGCAACTTCATTGCCAAGATGAAAAACCCCTGGACCATTGAAGGGCCGAAGGTGGTACTAACCCGGCCCATTCAGCCTTGGGCGCAGTCGGGCCGCAAGGTCAACGAAGGTCCCGAGGTACTCAAACACAATGGCCGCACCTTTGTGATTTACTCGGCAAGCTTTTGCGACACCCCTGATTACAAACTGGCGCAAATTGAACTGACCGGCGACAACCCGCTGGACGCTAAGTCCTGGACTTACGCCAAAGCGCCGGTTTTCACCAAAGGTAACGGTGTTTATGGCCCTGGCCACAACGGCTTTTTCATGTCCCCCGATGGCAAGCAAAATTGGCTGGTATACCACGCCAACAGCAAGTCAACACAAGGGTGTGGCCTTACCCGCTCGCTGCGTGCCCAGCCGTTTAGCTGGCACAAGGACGGTAGCCCAGATTTTGGTGAACCCGCATCCGAAGCCACCGTTATTAAAGCGCCTTCCGGTGAAAACGGCCCGCTCAAGGTGGTGCCGCAAGGCGCGCATTGGCAGCTAACCCTAGACGGTCAGCCACTGGCGGGAAGCAACAGCTGGGTAATTGACCCAACCCTCAATGGCTACTACCGCCTGGCCAACAGCCAGGGGGAATTCTTAACCGCAACCTCGTGCGGCAAATCGCTGCAGCCTTGGCAGAACCAAGCTTGCCAACAATGGCAACTTAGCACCGATGCCAAGGGCCACCTTAGCCTGCAAAGCCAAGCAGGTGGCAGTTCGCTTGGGCCAGTAACAGCCCTGCCTTTGGCACCGGTCGCCCTGGTGTCAGCGCAAAGCGGCAAGGTGGCAAGCCTTAATCATGGCCAATTAATACAAAGCGCCTTTACCCATGGCGGCGATCAACTGTGGCGCTTTAAAGCGGCTGCTGACGGCTTTGTTACGTTGGCGCCCGAAACCCGCCAGCAATGTTTAGCCGTTAAAGATAAGTCGCTGGCCGCGGGAGCTGCGGTGGTTATGGCGGGCTGCGGCGGCCCGCAAAGCCAATGGGCGCTGCATTTTAAAGATGACGGCAGCGTGCAGCTGATTAACCGGCACAGCCAGCAAAGTTTGGATTTGGCGAGCTGTGGTTTGGCTGATGGCACTGCCATTAATCAGGCGCCGGCCACCGACAGCCGTTGCCAACATTTCTTGCTACGTAAGCCGTAACCGTCATTTTTGTGTTTTTGTGAATAATGCCGGCATGATTGTGCATAAAAGCCACTTTATTTGACATTTTTAAAGAAGTTTTTAGATTGCTTAATAATTACTCATACAATATTTTTAAAGTGCAGTAACAAAAAACATTAATCCCGTAAAAAACGGGTAATCAGCAGAAAAATATGGGGAACGTTATGTTCAAGAGAAGTATGTTGAGTGCGTCTATCGCCCTCATCCTGGCTTCCCATGCCTTACCGTCATGGGCCGCAGACAAGGATACGAGCACCAAAAGTCAGACCGCACAAAAAGGTAAAAAAGCGGCTAAAAATGCCAATAAAAGGCAGGCCACTGACGATACCGAAGTGATTGAAGTTCACGGGGTTCGGGAAAGTATGTCCCGCGCTTTGGAACTGAAAAAAGACAATGTGCAGCTGGTTGATTCCATTGTTTCAGAAGACATCGGCAAACTGCCCGATAACAACGTGGTTGAAGCATTGCAACACGTTGCCGGGGTACAGGTTGGTACCCGCAGCGAAGGCGAGTCGTCGTCGGTATTAATTCGCGGCCTTGGCAACGTGGTGACCACCATTAATGGCCGTGACGCCTTTACCGCGGCCAGCCGCAGTTTTTCTCTGGCCGATATTCCCGCCACCATGCTGGCCGGGGTCGATGTTTATAAAACCGCGTCGGCAGACATGGTTGAAGGCGGCATCGGCGGCGTTATTAATGTGCGAACCCACCGGCCTTTTGATTTTCAGGGCAAGAAGTTTTCCTTTACCGGTAAGGGCACTTACTCCGATCAGTCCAAGTATTACGATCCGAACTTCAGCATGCTGATGAGCGACCGCTGGAGCAACGACACCCTTGGCGATTTTGGTGCCTTGCTAAACCTGTCTTACGTGCGCACCCATTACCGTGATGAAACCATCTGGAACGGCGCAGTGTTCCCGTACAGCAGCGACGGTACCGCTTTGAGCTATACCGCCGGTGAAGCCTTATCAACCACCGATGACAGCTACAGCTTGCTGCGTGACTCTATTGGCGCGGTAGATACCTACGGTGTGCGCGACCGGCCATCTGCCGACCTTTCCTTGCAATGGGCACCCAACGACAGTGCCAGTTATTACCTGGACGCCTTCTACACCGGTTATAACAACCGCGGCAACGCCAGCTATTTCTATACCCGCACTGACGCCACACCCACCGCCGATTATGACTATTTCCCTGGCACCAATGTGGTGTCGCACGCCCAAACCGAGGACCCCTTCATTCTGACCAGCTCGCAAGCGTCAGAAAACCACACCGACAACTATCAGTTGGCTCTGGGCGGTAAGTGGGTGATAAACGAGAAGCTCGATTTCGCTTCAGAAGTGGATTACCAACTGTCCAAATACGTGGCGTATTCAGAGATCCTTGATTTGTACCAAACCGGCGACAGTTCCGACGTTTACTTCAACGACGGCTCCGGTACGCCTTCCATTACCTTTGGCAGTGGCACCGACCTTACCAGCTACGACAACGTTTACACCGGTACCTATTTTGACGGCCGCAGCAAGTCGCGTGGCACCGCCAAAACCTGGCGAGGGGATTTCACCTATTACCAACCGCTGGGCATTGTTGAGAGCTGGAAGTTTGGCGCCCGTTACGACATTCACGACGCCATTTCTGATGCTTATCAGGTGTCCAGTGCTGATGAAGCTTGGCAGATCCAAGCCGATACCATTCCGGGCCTGTTAACCTTAACCCCGGGCGGCTTTACCTCTGGCGACAACGGTTCTTTCCCAAGCCAGTGGGTGACTGCCGATCCGGATTTCTTGTTGGATAACACCGGCCTGTTGCGCTCAACCCTTACCAGCTACACCGGTGAGCCGGATTGGGACCCAACCCAGCACTTTGATATCAACGAGAAAACCGCAGCCCTTTATGGCCAGGCCAATCTGTATACCGACATTGGCAGCCACTCGTTAGACGGTGTGTTAGGGCTTAGGGTGGTACAAACCCGGTCAGATCTAAACGGCTATGAGGTGGAAGACGACAGCGACGGTAACTCGGTTGCTACGCCAAGCAATATCAAAAACACCGACACCAACCTGTTACCGAACTTACAGTTGCGCTTTAAGTACACTGACGACCTGCAGCTGCGCTTTAATGCCAGTAAAACCATTACCCGCCCGGCCTTTAGTGACCTGAACCCGGCGCTAACCTTGACGGACCCTATCGAAGGGGAAGTGCCCACCGGTTCGGGCTCTGGCGGTAATGCCAACCTCAAGCCCATGGAGTCAGTGAACTTTGACTTGGGGGTTGGCTATTACTTCGGTCAAGGCTCGGCGGCTTATGCCACCTTGTTCCACCGTAATGTCGACGATTGGATTGTTACCACCACCACCAACCAAACCATTAACGATATTACCTACAGCGTTACCCGTCCGGAGAACGCCGGTAAAAGCCGCATGCAAGGGTTGGAGCTGGGCTTGCAATATTTCCCAGAACACCTGCCGGGCTGGCTGCAAGGTTTTGGTATTCAAACCAGTTACACCTATATCGACGCCTATACCCGCAGTGCTGATACCGGCGAGAAGGACGACATGACCAATGTCTCTAAAAACTCGGCCAGTGCGGTGTTGGTTTATGAGCGTGGCGACTTCTCGGCGCGAGTTTCACAAACCTGGCGTTCTAAGTACCTAGTCGGCACCAATGCCACCGGTTCCATGCCCATCGATATTATCGCCAAGCCACAGGCTTTCACCGATATGTCAATGAGCTACAAGGTAACCGACGGCTTAACGGTGACCCTGGATGCCACCAATATCTTTGGTAATGGCTACAAAGACTACTTTGAGGATGACACCCTCTATAACCGGGATACACGCAGCTATTCCACCACCTATTCGCTGGGCTTTCGCTACAGCATGTAAGGAGCATGTTAGGCGGGGCTAGCCCCGCCAACGAAAAGATTTTCTCTCATTTTTGATTCGTTTTTAGGGCTGGATTTGGCCCTGAATTTAAGTTCTCTCCGTAGTTTTTGAGGCTTTGGTTTCCTATTGGATTCCAAAGCCTTTTTTTGTCTAAAGATCCTGTTTAACTAGATGAAAAAAATAAGAATAAAATGTTGAAAAAATAATATTCATACAATAATTTTTAACCTAGCAGCAAAGAAAATCGGCAGGCAAAGACCTGCTGTTAACAATCCTGTTGGGGGAACATCATGTTCGAGAAAACCAAGCTCAGTGCCGCTATGGCACTGGTGCTGGCATCTATGGGGTCGCAAGCCGATACCAATGATGCGCAGCAAGCTGTAGCACGCAGTACTTCACTGGCTAAGCAGCAAGAGAAAGGTGAAGATAAAAAGGCTGAAAACAGCAAAAAAGAAGATGACACCGAAGTGATTGAGGTCACCGGTATTCGTGGCAGTCTTAACAAGTCCATGGCCATTAAGCAGCAAAGCGTGCAGGTGGTGGACTCGGTGGTGGCCGAAGACATCGGTAAATTTCCAGATAACAACCTGGTTGAAGCACTGCAGCGGGTGACGGGGGTGCAAACCACCGACCGGGGCGGCGGCGAAGTCAGCACTGTGACTATCCGTGGCTTAACTGACGTTACCACCACCGTGAATGGCCGCCGCATTTTCACCTCTACCGGCCGGCAAGTGGCGGTGGCAGATATTCCGGCGGCACTGTTAAAAAGCGTAGATGTTTATAAAACCCGTGGTGCCCACCAGCTTTCCAGCGGCATTGCCGGGCAAATTGATATTCACACCCAGCGCCCTTTTGATTTTGAAGGCAGCAAGTTTGTGGTGGCGGCCCGGGGTGTGTATTCCGACCAACCAGATAAAACCGACCCGGTTATTAGCGCCTTGGCCAGCGACCGCTGGAGTACCAATGCCGGTGACTTTGGCGCCCTGATTAACCTGTCTTATGCGCGCACTCATTATCGCGATCAAAATGTCACGCCAGGGGCGGTGGTGCCTTTTCGCGCTGATAACTTAGAACGGTTGTTCTCGGGCTGGCCGCAAGGGTTAGATAACGGCCTGCCAAATGCCGCCGGTTCGACCATGGATTTAACCGACGGCGACGGCAATGTGACCGAAGCCGACGTGCCTTACGTGCTGTCCCGTGACGCCATTTTCGAGAACGACCTCAATGGTAAGCGCGAGCGCCCGGCCTTTAACTTGTCATTGCAGTGGGCGCCCAACGACAGTTCGCAATACCTGTTTGAGGTGTTCTACAACGGCTATCGCAACGAAAGTTTTAACTCGATGCTGTTTAGCTATGTGGACTGGTGGGGCGACTTGGACCCTGACGCCCCCATCACCTATTACCCCGGCACCAATGTAGTGAAGTCGCGCATTGTTGGCAGTCCAGCGGTGTGGAGCAGCGGTGATTATTCCAAAAGTAAAACCGACAGCTACGTTTATGCCCTTGGCGGTGATTGGGACCTTACCCCGGCACTGAAAGTAAAATCGGAGCTGGTCTATCAAACCAGCACCTACAAAACCGACTTTATTGCCCTGCGCGCCAATGCCGTTGGTGTGCCCAATGTGGCGGTAGACTTTAACGCTGGCAGTGGTTTGCCGTCCTGGCAGTTTGTTGAAGACGACTACAGCACCCAGGTGGATTTGACCTCCCTTGATTGGAACCTGGCGCAAATGTACGACAACGGCGGCAAGGACGAAGGGAACTCCATCGCCTGGACCTTAGACGGAGATTACCTGCTGGATGTCGGTATCTTTAACCGCCTTAAAGCCGGGGTTCGCTTTGAGCGGCGCGGCGCCAAAAGCAAGGCACGCGGCGTTGATGGTGACTTGTCGGCCAGTAATATCGCCCTTAATGACGACATTACCTATGTAAACCCCAGCTTCTTTGACGGTGAAGCCGACGTGCCCAGCGGCTGGGTGGTGGCCAATGGTTACACCCTGCATGATCAAGAGTCCTATTACCGCAGCCTTTACGGTTTTGACGATAGCGACCTGACCTTGAAAAAGACCTTTGATGTAACCGAGAAAGACTATGCGGCTTACATTGAAACCGACTTTGATACTGACTTGTTCGGCCACCGGGTAGACGGTGAGATGGGGCTGCGTTACACCAGAGCCAGCACCGACATGACCTTCTACAGCTACCTGAGTGATACCGACCCACTGCTGGCCACGCCGCAAGATGCCAGTAACAGTAACAGCAAGTTGCTGCCCAGTTTTATCGGCCGCTTTTACTTTACCGATAACCTGATGGCGCGTTTTGCGTATACCCAAACCCTACGCCGGCCCGAGTTTAGCCAGCTAAACCCCTACATTACCTACACCAAGGATTTAACCGGCAACCAAGTTGGCACCGCTGCTGGTGGTAACCCTAACCTCAAACCGGTGGAGTCGAAGAACTACGACTTGTCACTGGAATGGTATTTTGGTGAAGGTAACGCACTTTATGGCACCTATTTCCGCCGCGACATTGAAGGCTTTGTTTACGACTCGCTGCGCAAGGTCACTTACACCATGCCCGGTGAAAGTGACTCCTATGACTACATCTTGAGCCTGCCGGACAATGCCTCGAACGGTAAGCTTGAAGGGGTGGAAATTGGTACTGTTTATTTTCCAAACTACCTGCCGGCCTGGCTTGATGGCCTGGGTATTCAGGCCAGTGGCACCTTCCTTGATTCCAGTCAGGATGTGCCGCAGTACGACTCCACCACCGGCGAGAAAACCGGCAGCATTAGCCGCGATATGTTCGGGGTGTCGAAAACCTCCTACAGCGCTGCGCTTATCTACCAGCATGGCCCGATGGACGCGCGGCTGTCGTATGTGTGGCGGGATAAATGGCTCAACAGCTACGAAGCGGCGCTCTTTGCTAACCCGCGGGGCATTTACCGCCGCCCTGAGCAAAGCCTGGATTTTCAGCTGAGCTATAACGTCACCGACAACCTGATGGTGACCTTTGATGCCACCAACCTCACCAAAGAGATTTACAAGGCCTATTATCAGGACCAAGACATCTACAACTTCTCTAACTCCTTGTATAGCCGCACCTTTGCGTTGGGGGTGCGCTACTCGCTGTAAGTTGTCCTTTCTGCTGATATTGCCCCGCCTTGGCGGGGCTTTTTTATGAATTAAACCAAGGTTATTGCTAGCCGAAGCCGCAA
Encoded here:
- a CDS encoding glycoside hydrolase family 97 protein; this translates as MKALMLGLSLCLLAWTVQAQQWQLTSPDKQLVVDMTLGAQGRLSYQLRYHQQAIVEPSSLGLQLADGSDLSQGLTLLDAGKVTTVNEQYAMLGGKQSLIDYQALQQRFTFKGKSGPKLVVTFRASNHGLAYQYRLQGRGEHTVRREISHFRLPADSKAWLQPLAVAQTGYKNTNPSYEEYYQQDIKVGKSAPSPAGWALPALFKVKGQWLLISEAGMDGHYPGSRLAANSAEGDYHLAPPMKAEVFTGGKRLANGTLPLTSPWRFIAVGSLADITASTLGTSLAAPQQLSDVSYIKPGLAAWSWITGKDDSITFSIQKHYIDYAAKMHWPYVLIDVNWDKNIGWDGLAKLAQYGKAKGVGLWVWYNSSGKWNNTLYSPKGKLLTHQSRQQQFSHLAKLGIKGIKVDFFGGDGQSFIRYYLDILQDATQYRLMVNFHGATIPRGWQRTYPNLMTAEAVRGEEMVTFFQEAADLQANHIAMLPFTRNVFDPADFTPTHLGPLPGLKRRTTQGFELAAPVVLVSGVQHIATSPEVMASMPDFVRHYLSQLPSHWDQSQLLAGYPGKLAVFARRLGQRWYVAAINGENTAKTLTLDLGFVNGQQGQLITDGKAPLSLIQQPVTASKQTVVSLKGDGGLVMIFNPKQQH
- a CDS encoding family 43 glycosylhydrolase, with amino-acid sequence MSVMKVTTLSWLLMAFVAGCASQAPKATASITAKDKGSFTNPILPNGADPWLEYFDGNYYLTTTTWTSQLVMRKSPTLAGLKDAKPVYLWSETNPSRCCNFWAFEFHRLKTAAGYRWFLMFTSGKQENYDGQHLSVLESAGDDPMGPYSYKGSPMPNSWNIDGTYLQHQGSLYLLWSQWVGDEQRNFIAKMKNPWTIEGPKVVLTRPIQPWAQSGRKVNEGPEVLKHNGRTFVIYSASFCDTPDYKLAQIELTGDNPLDAKSWTYAKAPVFTKGNGVYGPGHNGFFMSPDGKQNWLVYHANSKSTQGCGLTRSLRAQPFSWHKDGSPDFGEPASEATVIKAPSGENGPLKVVPQGAHWQLTLDGQPLAGSNSWVIDPTLNGYYRLANSQGEFLTATSCGKSLQPWQNQACQQWQLSTDAKGHLSLQSQAGGSSLGPVTALPLAPVALVSAQSGKVASLNHGQLIQSAFTHGGDQLWRFKAAADGFVTLAPETRQQCLAVKDKSLAAGAAVVMAGCGGPQSQWALHFKDDGSVQLINRHSQQSLDLASCGLADGTAINQAPATDSRCQHFLLRKP
- a CDS encoding TonB-dependent receptor, with product MFKRSMLSASIALILASHALPSWAADKDTSTKSQTAQKGKKAAKNANKRQATDDTEVIEVHGVRESMSRALELKKDNVQLVDSIVSEDIGKLPDNNVVEALQHVAGVQVGTRSEGESSSVLIRGLGNVVTTINGRDAFTAASRSFSLADIPATMLAGVDVYKTASADMVEGGIGGVINVRTHRPFDFQGKKFSFTGKGTYSDQSKYYDPNFSMLMSDRWSNDTLGDFGALLNLSYVRTHYRDETIWNGAVFPYSSDGTALSYTAGEALSTTDDSYSLLRDSIGAVDTYGVRDRPSADLSLQWAPNDSASYYLDAFYTGYNNRGNASYFYTRTDATPTADYDYFPGTNVVSHAQTEDPFILTSSQASENHTDNYQLALGGKWVINEKLDFASEVDYQLSKYVAYSEILDLYQTGDSSDVYFNDGSGTPSITFGSGTDLTSYDNVYTGTYFDGRSKSRGTAKTWRGDFTYYQPLGIVESWKFGARYDIHDAISDAYQVSSADEAWQIQADTIPGLLTLTPGGFTSGDNGSFPSQWVTADPDFLLDNTGLLRSTLTSYTGEPDWDPTQHFDINEKTAALYGQANLYTDIGSHSLDGVLGLRVVQTRSDLNGYEVEDDSDGNSVATPSNIKNTDTNLLPNLQLRFKYTDDLQLRFNASKTITRPAFSDLNPALTLTDPIEGEVPTGSGSGGNANLKPMESVNFDLGVGYYFGQGSAAYATLFHRNVDDWIVTTTTNQTINDITYSVTRPENAGKSRMQGLELGLQYFPEHLPGWLQGFGIQTSYTYIDAYTRSADTGEKDDMTNVSKNSASAVLVYERGDFSARVSQTWRSKYLVGTNATGSMPIDIIAKPQAFTDMSMSYKVTDGLTVTLDATNIFGNGYKDYFEDDTLYNRDTRSYSTTYSLGFRYSM
- a CDS encoding TonB-dependent receptor; amino-acid sequence: MFEKTKLSAAMALVLASMGSQADTNDAQQAVARSTSLAKQQEKGEDKKAENSKKEDDTEVIEVTGIRGSLNKSMAIKQQSVQVVDSVVAEDIGKFPDNNLVEALQRVTGVQTTDRGGGEVSTVTIRGLTDVTTTVNGRRIFTSTGRQVAVADIPAALLKSVDVYKTRGAHQLSSGIAGQIDIHTQRPFDFEGSKFVVAARGVYSDQPDKTDPVISALASDRWSTNAGDFGALINLSYARTHYRDQNVTPGAVVPFRADNLERLFSGWPQGLDNGLPNAAGSTMDLTDGDGNVTEADVPYVLSRDAIFENDLNGKRERPAFNLSLQWAPNDSSQYLFEVFYNGYRNESFNSMLFSYVDWWGDLDPDAPITYYPGTNVVKSRIVGSPAVWSSGDYSKSKTDSYVYALGGDWDLTPALKVKSELVYQTSTYKTDFIALRANAVGVPNVAVDFNAGSGLPSWQFVEDDYSTQVDLTSLDWNLAQMYDNGGKDEGNSIAWTLDGDYLLDVGIFNRLKAGVRFERRGAKSKARGVDGDLSASNIALNDDITYVNPSFFDGEADVPSGWVVANGYTLHDQESYYRSLYGFDDSDLTLKKTFDVTEKDYAAYIETDFDTDLFGHRVDGEMGLRYTRASTDMTFYSYLSDTDPLLATPQDASNSNSKLLPSFIGRFYFTDNLMARFAYTQTLRRPEFSQLNPYITYTKDLTGNQVGTAAGGNPNLKPVESKNYDLSLEWYFGEGNALYGTYFRRDIEGFVYDSLRKVTYTMPGESDSYDYILSLPDNASNGKLEGVEIGTVYFPNYLPAWLDGLGIQASGTFLDSSQDVPQYDSTTGEKTGSISRDMFGVSKTSYSAALIYQHGPMDARLSYVWRDKWLNSYEAALFANPRGIYRRPEQSLDFQLSYNVTDNLMVTFDATNLTKEIYKAYYQDQDIYNFSNSLYSRTFALGVRYSL